Within the Saccharomonospora amisosensis genome, the region GAACACGTCGTGGTCGCGGTCCTCGATGCGGTCGAGGATGCGCGAGTACAGGTCGAGGGCCGTGGCCACACACGGCCGGGAAGCCGGGTGCAGCATCCCTATCCCCGGGCGGGCCCTGCGGTACACCTCCCGGGTGCGTGCGACCTGGTCGGCCAGCGCCGCCCTCACCTTCGGTTCCGCGCGCCCGTTCCGCAGGCACCACCGCAGCAGGTCGGTGTCGACCCCGTAGGCGGCGAGCTCGTCGGCGGGCAGGTAGACGCGGCCCATGCGCAGATCCTCGGCGACGTCGCGCAGGAAGTTGGTGAGCTGGAACGCCGCTCCCAGCGCCGCGGCGTGTGGTTCGGCCTCGCGACGGTCGCAGACCGTGCCAAGCACGGGAAGTACCTGCAGTCCGATCACTTCCGCCGACCCGTGCACGTAGGTGTCCAACTCGGTCCTGCTCGGATAGCCGCTGACCGTGAGGTCCATCCGCATCGAGTCCAGAAACGGCCCGAACAACTCCGGGTCCACGCCGAAGCGCGCGGTGGTGTCGACGACCGCCGCCAACACCGGGTCGTCGGTTGCGCCCGTCGCGAGCCCGTCGGCCAGCGCGGCCGCGATGTGGTCGATCCGCTCGGCGATGTCGCGCACGGCCCAGCCGGGCTCGGGGTCGTCGACGAGGTCGTCGACATAGCGGGCGAAGCCGTACAACGCGTGGATCGCGGGCCGCTGCGCGGGCCGCAGCAGCCGCGTGGCCAGGAAGTAGGTCCTGCCGTGCCGCGCGTGCAGCCGCCTGCAGCGTGCGTATGCCTCGCGCAGGCGCGGCTCGATGACCCTGGCGGCGGTCAGTTCCCTGCCGCTCACGAGCCCACCCACGGCGGACGTTCCCGGCATGCCGCGCGGAATACCCAGGTGACGCCGTGGTGATACGTGCCGCGGCCCTCGGGTCGCTGAAACGGAGGAAGCGCGGCGGTGCCTCACGAATCCTTGCGGTTGGCAAGCGCGAGGCTGAGGCCGAGGCCGATCATCGTGATACCACCCGCCCCGCCGAGGAGTTCCAGCCTGCGCGGTGAGCGCGCGAACCAGTCCCGTGCCGCCGACGCCGCCAGCGCCCAGCCGGAGTCCAGCAGCAGCGCCACCACCGGCAGCACGATGCCGAGCAGCAGGATCTGCACCGGGACCGGTGCCGCATCCCGCTCGACGAAGTGGGGCAATACCGCGGCGAGGAACACGATGGACTTGGGATTGGCGAACCCGACGACGAAGCCGTCCCGCAGTACGCGCAACGTGTTGCCCGCGCGCGGTGTGACGGCCGTGCCGAGTGCCTCGGAAAGCGAGCGCCGGTGCAGTACCGCCCGCACACCGAGGTACACGAGGTAGCAGGCGCCAGCCAACTTGACCACGGTGAAGGCCGCGGCCGAACGTTCCACCAGCGCGCCGAGGCCGAAGGCGACCGCGACGATCTGCAGGTAGATGCCCGCGGCGTTGCCGACGACGGTGAGTAGCGCGTCGCGCCGCCCCAAGGTCAGTGCCCTGCCGATGGTGAACAACACACTCGGCCCTGGCACGATGACCATGACGAACGTCAGCGCCGCGAAAGCCGCGACCTGTCCGCAGGAAATCACCTGCGCAGGCTATGACGCGGGGGCGGGCCGAGGTAGTCAATTTCCGGACCCGGCCGGGGGTGTGCGGACTCGATCCGGTCCGGACGGGTTCCCAGCAGTACCTATCTCAAGGTAGCCTCTTAATCGATTCTCCCGCAGGTCGGCGGTGTGGTCGTCTCGTCCGGGTGACGCGGATCCTCGCTGGCCAGCACGCTAGGGTGGCGGGTGGAACCACGAACAGTCCAGGCCCGGCGGCGACCGGGAAGAGCCCACGAGGAGAGCAGAGCAGTGACCGTTCGCGTAGGCGTCAACGGCTTCGGCCGGATCGGCCGCAACTTCTTCCGTGCCGTGCAGGCCAGCAGCCACGACATCGAGGTTGTGGCATTCAACGACCTCGGTGACGTCGCCACGATGGCCCACCTGCTCAAGTACGACAGCATCCTGGGCCGGCTGCCCGAGGAGGTCAGCACCAGCGACGAGGGCATCGTCGTCGGCGGCAAGACCATCAAGGCGCTCGCCGAGCGCGACCCCGCCAACCTGCCGTGGGGTGACCTCGGGGTCGACGTGGTGGTGGAGTCCACCGGCTTCTTCACCAACGCCGACGCCGCCAAGGCACACATCGCGGGCGGCGCCAAGAAGGTGGTCATCTCCGCGCCCGCCAAGGGTGAGGACCTCACCGTCGTGCTCGGCGTCAACGACTCGGCCTACGACGGTTCCCAGACGATCGTCTCCAACGCCTCCTGCACCACCAACTGCCTCGCCCCGCTTGCCAAGGTGCTGCACGACGAGTTCGGCATCCAGCAGGGCCTGATGACCACCATTCACGCCTACACGCAGGACCAGAACCTGCAGGACGGCCCGCACAAGGACCTGCGAAGGGCGCGTGCCGCCGCGCTGAACATCGTGCCAACCTCCACCGGCGCCGCCAAGGCGATCGGACTGGTGCTGCCCGACCTCAACGGCAAGCTCGACGGCTACGCCCTGCGTGTCCCGGTGCCGACCGGCTCCACCACCGACCTGACGGTCACGCTCGACAAGAGCGCGTCACTGGAGGACGTCAACGCCGCCTACCGCGCCGCCGCCGAGGGCCCGCTGCAAGGCATCGTGCGCTACAGCGAGGAGCCGATCGTCTCCTCCGACATCGTCACCGACCCCGCGTCGTGCATCTACGACGCGCCGCTGACCAAGGTGATCGGCAACCAGGTGAAGGTCGTCGGCTGGTACGACAACGAGTGGGGCTACTCCAACCGCCTCGCGGACCTGGTCAACCTCGTCGGCTCCAAGCTGTCCTGACGCCATGCCGGTGAAGACACTCGACGACCTGCTCGGCGAGGGCGTCTCGGGCAGGCGCGTGCTCGTGCGCTGCGACCTGAACGTGCCCCTCGACGGCGACACGATCACCGACGACGGCCGCGTCCGCGCGGCGCTGCCAACCATCAAGCGGCTCGCGGACGCCGGGGCCAAGGTGATCGTCACCGCACATCTCGGCAGGCCCAAGGGCGCACCGGACGCGAAGTACTCGCTGCGCCCGGTCGCCCGCAGGCTGGGCGAGCTGCTCGGCGCGGAGGTGCCGCTGGCGACCGACGTGGTCGGTGAGCAGGCGGCCTCGGTCGTCGGCGCGCTCGCCGACGGCGGCGTCGCCATGCTTGAGAACGTGCGGTTCGACCCGAGGGAGACCAGCAAGACCGACGCCGAACGCGCGGAGCTGGCTCGCGACCTGGCCGCGCTCGTTGGTGAGGGTGCGGCCTTCGTCTCCGACGGCTTCGGGGTGGTGCACCGCAAGCAGGCCTCGGTCTACGACGTGGCCCGCGAGCTGCCCGCCTATGCGGGCGGTCTGGTGCTCGCCGAGCTGGAGGTGCTGCGGACGCTGACCGGCGACCCGAAGCGCCCCTACGCGGTGGTGCTCGGCGGCTCGAAGGTCTCCGACAAGCTCGCCGTCATCGAGGCGCTGCTGCCGAAGGTCGACCGGCTGCTTATCGGCGGCGGGATGTGCTTCACCTTCCTCGCCGCGCAGGGCCACGAGGTCGGCGACTCGCTGCTGGAGACCGACATGGTCGACACCTGCAAGCGGCTGCTCGCCGAAGCCGGCGGCAAGCTCGCCCTGCCGGTGGACATCGTGGCGGCCGACAAGTTCGCGGCGGACGCGAACGTGCGCACCGTGGCGGCCACGTCGATCGAGAAGGGCTGGCTGGGTCTCGACATCGGGCCGCAGACGGTCGCGGAGTTCGCGGCGGCGCTGGCGAACGCGCACACGGTGTTCTGGAACGGCCCGATGGGCGTGTTCGAAATGGCGCCGTTCGCCGAGGGCACCAGGGGTGTGGCCACGGCGATCGCGAACGCCGACGCGTTCAGCGTGGTCGGCGGCGGCGACTCGGCCGCCGCCGTGCGACTGCTCGGCCTGCCCGAGGAGCGGTTCTCGCACATCTCGACCGGCGGTGGCGCCTCGCTGGAGTACCTCGAGGGCAAGGAACTCCCCGGTGTCGCTGTGCTGAGTGAGGAGCGCTGATGGCCCGCAAGCCGCTGATCGCAGGCAACTGGAAGATGAACCTCAATCACCTCGAGGCCATCGCGCTGGTGCAGAAGATCGCCTTCTCGCTGCCGGAGAAGTACTTCGCGAAGGTGGACGTGGCCGTGCTGCCGCCGTTCACCGACATCCGCAGCGTGCAGACCCTCGTCGACGGCGACAAGTTGCTGCTCACCTACGGTGGGCAGGACCTCTCGCCGCACGAGTCGGGCGCCTACACCGGCGACGTTTCCGGGCCGATGCTGGCCAAACTCGGCTGCACCTACGTCGTCGTGGGGCACTCGGAGCGTCGTGAGTACCACGCCGAAACCGACGAGGTGGTGAACAAGAAGGTCCGTGCCGCCGTCAAGCACGGCCTGACGCCGATCCTGTGTGTCGGTGAGCCGCTGGAGGTGCGTGAGGCCAGCGGCCACATCGAGCACACCACGGCCCAGCTGATCGCTGGGCTGAAGGGGCTCAAGGCCGAGCAGGTGGACGGCATCGTCGTCGCTTACGAGCCGGTGTGGGCGATCGGCACCGGACGGGTCGCCACCCCTTCCGACGCCGAGGAGGTGTGCGCGGCGCTTCGCTCCGCGCTGGGCGACAAGTACGGGGCCGAGCTGGCCGAGCGGACCCGGGTGCTCTACGGCGGCTCGGTCAAGTCCGGCAACATCGCCGACCTCGTCAAGTGCGACAACATCGACGGAGCGCTGGTCGGCGGAGCCAGCCTCGACGGCGAGGAGTTCACCAAGCTCTGTGCCCTCGCGGCGGGCGGCCCGCTTCCCTGAACGTCGGGGGATTGGGCTACCCTGGAGGCTCCCGCCACCCGCAGTACACAGAGGATGACATGAAGCTGTTCCTGCAAATTCTGTTGATCGCGACGAGCGTGCTGCTGATCGTCGCGGTGCTGCTGCACCGCGGTCGCGGTGGTGGGTTGTCGTCCCTGTTCGGTGGCGGCATGCAGTCCAGCCTGGCCGGGTCGAGCGTGGCCGAGAAGAACCTGGACCGGATCACGCTCGGCCTCGGTGCCGTCTGGGTCATCTGCGTGGTGGGGCTCGGTTTGCTGGTGAAGATCTGATCGATGTCGGCGTGCCTGGGGGTACGCCAACTGTCTGGTGGGTGTGAGAATTCATGGTTGGCGGTAACGCGATTCGAGGCACGCGGGTCGGTGCCGGCCCGACAGGGGAGTCGGAGCGGGGAGAGACCGCGCCGCGTCGCCGAATCTCCTACTGGTGTGCGAACAGACACGAGTCCTGTCCGTCGTTCGCGATCGACGCCGAGATTCCGGAGGAATGGGACTGCCCCCGTTGCGGGCTCCCAGCGGGTAGGGACGAGCAGAACCCGCCCGCCGCGCCACGGACGGAGCCGTACAAGACGCACCTGGCGTACGTGAAGGAGCGGCGCAGCGAGGCCGACGGCGAGGCCATCCTCGCCGAGGCACTGGAACGGTTGCGGCAGCGCAGGCAGATCTGAGCCGTCGGCGACGTGGGGTCCAACCGGGAGCGAGACAGGCCGCGTCGGCTGCGCTCGTGGTCGGAGCTGAGCACGGCACAACGGTCGCTGTTCGTGCCGCAGCTGCTGTCGCAGCTCGTCGTGCGGGTCGGCGTCCTCCTGTTGACGCTGGAGTTCCTGCTTGTCGCCGGGCCGAATATCGGGTTCCTCGGCGACGACACCACCGGCCGGGAAGGGCAGGCCGTGGTGCTTTCGTGCGAGTCCGCCGGTGTGCCCGCGGCAGTGGGGCTGAGCTGGTACCACAGTTGCGAACTCCGAGTTCGCTGGCCGGGCAGTAGCGGTGGTGGCGGGGAAACCGTGCCACTGGACACCGCGCAACTCGACGCGGACGATGTCGGCCGAACCGTCGATGTCGTGGAACGCGAGGGCGGCGACAAGTGGGGAACCGTCCAGCAGTATGTGGCACTGGCGCAGCCCTCGCCCCACGCGGCGCTGGCGGTGATCGCGTTCCTGTCGCTGGGCGTGGTGGCGCTGCTGTTGCCGTACTGGTACCGGTTCGGCGATCGCGACGAACGAGCGCGACGCCGGTTCCGGTCGCGGTTCAAGGCGCGGCCCGCGCTCGTGGTGGCGGGCGGCTACTGGCTGCTGTTCGCGGCGGGCGCGGGCTGGCCGGTTTCCCCGCCGGTGCCGGGCCTGCCGGGCTGGGGAGCGCTGACCTGGCCTCCCGCGTTGCTGCTCGTCACCGGCGTGCTCGTGCTCTGCACCGGGCTGTTCCTGGTGCGGTATCGGCAGTCGAAGGGCTACCCGGCTGCCGACTTCCGGCCGTCCGCGCTCGGCAGGTTCGGCCGTGTCGTCGGCGGCGTGCTGCTGTTGGTCATCTCCACCGTCGCGCTGATCGAGTCGGCCGTGTCGGAACAAGGTGCGTGGCCGGTGTGGCCGTTGCGGTGGTGCCTGCCGGTGCTGCTGCTGGTAACCGGCGCACGGCTGTTGCTCGTCTGGTGGCGGGGGAGGTCGCTGCCCCGACCGAATTCGCGCTCGAGGGAACCGGACGCGGCGGCGCGTAGTCAGACCGCCGGCTGACCTGAAGACGAGGAGCGCGAGCATGACCGAACAGCCCCAGTGGCTTGCCGACCTCCAGCGCCGGGGCGAGGAGATGGTGCGGCAGTCGCGGCAGGCCCAGGAGGAACTGGCCGAACTGACCGAGACGGCGGCTTCGGCGGACCGGATGGTGACCGTGACGGTCGGCGCGAACGGCGCGCTGCGGCAACTGACGATCGACGACCGCGCGTTGCGCCGATCAGGCGCCGAACTCGCGGCGTCGATCATGCAGCTGGCGGGCAGGGCGCAGGCGGCCGCGGCACGCAGAGCCGTGCGAGTGGTTGAGCCCTTCGCCGGCGAGGAGGGTATGGAGTTCCTTCGCAGCCAGTTGCCCCCTGACGACGAGATCGACGAGGACGGCGGCGCCGAGCAGGGTCCGGCGGCTCGTGGCCGGGACCGCCGCGACGATGACGACGAACCACCGCAGAGCTTCCTGCGTCCGGCGCACTGATGACCGGGGACTGGGAACCGAAGACTGGGAACCGAAGACTGGGAACCGAAGACTGGGAACCGAAGACTGGGGACTGAGCACATGACAGGGGATGGATTCACGGTCGAGGCCGACGAACTCGACACACACGCCTCCTCGCTGGACGGAATCGCCCAGCGGGTGCAGGCCGAGGGAGAGCGCGGCGGCGGGATCGACTTCGGCATCGACGCCTTCGGCATCGTCGGGCAGGCGTTCTCGACGCAGGCACGGCAGGTCTCGAGCGAGGCGGCTGACCAGATCACGGGCTACGCGCAGGACATCCGAGACCTCGGGACCGCGGTCAGAGCGGCGGGCAGGGCCTACGTGGAATCGGACAAGGGACACGCGGAGCCGTTCCGTGGCGGCGAGGGAGGCTGACGATGGTTGATCTCGACAGCGCGGAGTCCAGGACGAACACCAGCGGCGCGGGCATCATCGACACGGTTCGCTCCACCGGCGCCGCGATCCAGGGCGAGGACTGGGGCGAGTTCGCGGCCAGCGCGGGTGTGCTCGCGCTCGACGGACTCGCCATGGTGGTCGATCCGGTCGGCACGCTGCTCGCGGCGGGTGTGGGCTGGTTGATCGAACACATCGAACCGTTGAAGGACGGGCTCGACAAGCTCGCAGGCGACCCCGCCGCCATCCAGCAGGGCGCGGACACCTGGTCCGACGTGCAGTCCGAGCTGAAAGCGATCGCCGCCGAGATCCCCGGCATCGTCGAGCGCGACATTCCCAACTGGACCGGCGCCGCCGCCGACAAGTACCGCGCCCGCGCGCAGGACATGGCCGACGGTGTCGAGGCCCTGGCCGAAAGTGCGGGCAACGCCGCCACCGTTGTCGCCACCGCCGGAACGATGGTCTCCACCTGCCGAGCGATCATCAGGGACATCGTCGCCGCCTTCATCGCGGAACTGATCAAAGGCGCGCTGGCCGCGCTGGCCACTTCGGTGGTCAGTTTCGGCGCCACCGTCGCCGGCTACATCACCTATGCGGTGGGGCGGATCGGTATGAAGGTCGCCGAGATCGCGGCCAAGATCAGCAAGCTGCTCGCCAAACTCGGCAAGGCCGGTGCCCACCTGGCGAAGGTGCTGGACGACATCGCCGAGGTGGCCGCGAAGATCGGCAGCAAACTCGGCAAGCTCGGCTCCACCGTCGGCAAGGTGGCACCCGGGCCGGGTACCACGATCTCGGGTGTCGGTGAAGGCTTCGCGAGGGCGGGCTCCCGCCTCGACGACGTCGCATCGTCGGTGGGCAGGGGAGCCGACCGTGTCACCGGCGTCGCCGACGACATCGGCGACTTCGCGGCACGGACGG harbors:
- a CDS encoding phytoene/squalene synthase family protein, encoding MPGTSAVGGLVSGRELTAARVIEPRLREAYARCRRLHARHGRTYFLATRLLRPAQRPAIHALYGFARYVDDLVDDPEPGWAVRDIAERIDHIAAALADGLATGATDDPVLAAVVDTTARFGVDPELFGPFLDSMRMDLTVSGYPSRTELDTYVHGSAEVIGLQVLPVLGTVCDRREAEPHAAALGAAFQLTNFLRDVAEDLRMGRVYLPADELAAYGVDTDLLRWCLRNGRAEPKVRAALADQVARTREVYRRARPGIGMLHPASRPCVATALDLYSRILDRIEDRDHDVFSGRAVVGTPRRLALAGAAVARTALARTTTPTRATRTNPAADLSVTTRD
- a CDS encoding LysE family translocator; translated protein: MISCGQVAAFAALTFVMVIVPGPSVLFTIGRALTLGRRDALLTVVGNAAGIYLQIVAVAFGLGALVERSAAAFTVVKLAGACYLVYLGVRAVLHRRSLSEALGTAVTPRAGNTLRVLRDGFVVGFANPKSIVFLAAVLPHFVERDAAPVPVQILLLGIVLPVVALLLDSGWALAASAARDWFARSPRRLELLGGAGGITMIGLGLSLALANRKDS
- the gap gene encoding type I glyceraldehyde-3-phosphate dehydrogenase; this translates as MTVRVGVNGFGRIGRNFFRAVQASSHDIEVVAFNDLGDVATMAHLLKYDSILGRLPEEVSTSDEGIVVGGKTIKALAERDPANLPWGDLGVDVVVESTGFFTNADAAKAHIAGGAKKVVISAPAKGEDLTVVLGVNDSAYDGSQTIVSNASCTTNCLAPLAKVLHDEFGIQQGLMTTIHAYTQDQNLQDGPHKDLRRARAAALNIVPTSTGAAKAIGLVLPDLNGKLDGYALRVPVPTGSTTDLTVTLDKSASLEDVNAAYRAAAEGPLQGIVRYSEEPIVSSDIVTDPASCIYDAPLTKVIGNQVKVVGWYDNEWGYSNRLADLVNLVGSKLS
- a CDS encoding phosphoglycerate kinase; protein product: MKTLDDLLGEGVSGRRVLVRCDLNVPLDGDTITDDGRVRAALPTIKRLADAGAKVIVTAHLGRPKGAPDAKYSLRPVARRLGELLGAEVPLATDVVGEQAASVVGALADGGVAMLENVRFDPRETSKTDAERAELARDLAALVGEGAAFVSDGFGVVHRKQASVYDVARELPAYAGGLVLAELEVLRTLTGDPKRPYAVVLGGSKVSDKLAVIEALLPKVDRLLIGGGMCFTFLAAQGHEVGDSLLETDMVDTCKRLLAEAGGKLALPVDIVAADKFAADANVRTVAATSIEKGWLGLDIGPQTVAEFAAALANAHTVFWNGPMGVFEMAPFAEGTRGVATAIANADAFSVVGGGDSAAAVRLLGLPEERFSHISTGGGASLEYLEGKELPGVAVLSEER
- the tpiA gene encoding triose-phosphate isomerase — its product is MARKPLIAGNWKMNLNHLEAIALVQKIAFSLPEKYFAKVDVAVLPPFTDIRSVQTLVDGDKLLLTYGGQDLSPHESGAYTGDVSGPMLAKLGCTYVVVGHSERREYHAETDEVVNKKVRAAVKHGLTPILCVGEPLEVREASGHIEHTTAQLIAGLKGLKAEQVDGIVVAYEPVWAIGTGRVATPSDAEEVCAALRSALGDKYGAELAERTRVLYGGSVKSGNIADLVKCDNIDGALVGGASLDGEEFTKLCALAAGGPLP
- the secG gene encoding preprotein translocase subunit SecG gives rise to the protein MKLFLQILLIATSVLLIVAVLLHRGRGGGLSSLFGGGMQSSLAGSSVAEKNLDRITLGLGAVWVICVVGLGLLVKI
- a CDS encoding RNA polymerase-binding protein RbpA, with translation MVGGNAIRGTRVGAGPTGESERGETAPRRRISYWCANRHESCPSFAIDAEIPEEWDCPRCGLPAGRDEQNPPAAPRTEPYKTHLAYVKERRSEADGEAILAEALERLRQRRQI
- a CDS encoding DUF6346 domain-containing protein, yielding MGSNRERDRPRRLRSWSELSTAQRSLFVPQLLSQLVVRVGVLLLTLEFLLVAGPNIGFLGDDTTGREGQAVVLSCESAGVPAAVGLSWYHSCELRVRWPGSSGGGGETVPLDTAQLDADDVGRTVDVVEREGGDKWGTVQQYVALAQPSPHAALAVIAFLSLGVVALLLPYWYRFGDRDERARRRFRSRFKARPALVVAGGYWLLFAAGAGWPVSPPVPGLPGWGALTWPPALLLVTGVLVLCTGLFLVRYRQSKGYPAADFRPSALGRFGRVVGGVLLLVISTVALIESAVSEQGAWPVWPLRWCLPVLLLVTGARLLLVWWRGRSLPRPNSRSREPDAAARSQTAG
- a CDS encoding YbaB/EbfC family nucleoid-associated protein, yielding MTEQPQWLADLQRRGEEMVRQSRQAQEELAELTETAASADRMVTVTVGANGALRQLTIDDRALRRSGAELAASIMQLAGRAQAAAARRAVRVVEPFAGEEGMEFLRSQLPPDDEIDEDGGAEQGPAARGRDRRDDDDEPPQSFLRPAH
- a CDS encoding type VII secretion target, encoding MTGDGFTVEADELDTHASSLDGIAQRVQAEGERGGGIDFGIDAFGIVGQAFSTQARQVSSEAADQITGYAQDIRDLGTAVRAAGRAYVESDKGHAEPFRGGEGG
- a CDS encoding WXG100 family type VII secretion target encodes the protein MVDLDSAESRTNTSGAGIIDTVRSTGAAIQGEDWGEFAASAGVLALDGLAMVVDPVGTLLAAGVGWLIEHIEPLKDGLDKLAGDPAAIQQGADTWSDVQSELKAIAAEIPGIVERDIPNWTGAAADKYRARAQDMADGVEALAESAGNAATVVATAGTMVSTCRAIIRDIVAAFIAELIKGALAALATSVVSFGATVAGYITYAVGRIGMKVAEIAAKISKLLAKLGKAGAHLAKVLDDIAEVAAKIGSKLGKLGSTVGKVAPGPGTTISGVGEGFARAGSRLDDVASSVGRGADRVTGVADDIGDFAARTGSRAGDQVASGRHLIDNADDIGARAGDFVRNGPLSNGPLREFGETAGLVNDGYKLNPTGIAARGVAYGPQYEEQNDTEDIREGNTDFRHEQR